The following are encoded in a window of Thermoanaerobacter ethanolicus JW 200 genomic DNA:
- a CDS encoding sugar ABC transporter permease: protein MKEFIRHLKEFLKDHVRDYAMFIALFAIMAVFAALSGGDFLSPVNISNLVDQTGYIAVLAIGETLIIVIRHIDLSVGFLSGFLGAIAAILMQFYHFSALSAIIIVLGLGTLAGLLNGSLVTYLRIPAFVATLAGWLAYRGALLLATKGSGTIIITNKTFNAIGNGFIPDLPFINNILPNYHKLTLLVGIVAAVLIVYFSLKNRAQQIKRGFDVLPLDIFLIELLFIDALLLYITFILAAHRGISWTLVIMIITTVIYSFITNRTVLGRHIYAVGGNPEAAALSGINVKKITLIVFASMGFLSGLSGILFASRLQSATTTAGTLFELYAIAGAYIGGVSAAGGVGKVINSLIGAFVMSTLTNGMNLLGVDISLQYIILGIVLAAAVIFDVATRSKER from the coding sequence TTGAAGGAATTTATTCGCCATTTAAAAGAATTTTTGAAAGATCATGTAAGAGATTATGCTATGTTTATAGCACTTTTTGCAATAATGGCTGTTTTTGCGGCCCTCTCTGGCGGCGATTTTTTATCACCTGTAAATATTAGTAATCTTGTGGACCAGACGGGATATATAGCTGTTCTTGCAATTGGAGAAACTTTAATTATTGTTATACGACATATTGACCTTTCTGTAGGATTTTTGTCTGGATTTTTAGGAGCAATTGCAGCTATATTGATGCAATTTTATCACTTTTCTGCTTTATCAGCCATTATAATAGTGCTAGGATTAGGAACATTAGCTGGATTACTAAACGGTTCGCTAGTAACCTACTTAAGAATCCCAGCTTTTGTTGCTACTTTAGCAGGTTGGTTAGCTTATCGTGGCGCTCTTTTGTTGGCTACAAAAGGATCTGGAACTATTATAATTACCAATAAAACTTTTAATGCTATAGGCAACGGTTTTATTCCAGACTTGCCTTTTATAAATAATATTTTACCTAATTATCATAAGCTTACATTGTTAGTGGGTATTGTAGCAGCAGTGCTAATTGTTTATTTTTCTCTTAAGAATAGAGCCCAACAAATTAAAAGAGGATTTGATGTACTTCCACTAGACATTTTCCTTATCGAATTGCTTTTTATTGATGCTTTATTGTTATATATAACTTTTATTTTAGCAGCTCATCGAGGGATTTCATGGACCCTTGTAATTATGATAATTACCACAGTTATTTATAGTTTTATTACTAATAGAACCGTTTTGGGAAGACATATTTATGCAGTAGGTGGTAATCCAGAAGCGGCTGCTTTAAGTGGAATTAATGTGAAAAAAATTACCCTTATTGTCTTTGCTTCGATGGGTTTTCTTTCAGGTTTATCAGGAATATTGTTTGCTTCCAGACTTCAATCAGCTACAACTACTGCTGGTACTCTTTTTGAACTTTATGCTATTGCTGGAGCTTATATAGGAGGAGTATCTGCAGCAGGCGGAGTGGGAAAAGTAATCAACTCATTGATTGGAGCATTTGTTATGTCAACTTTGACTAATGGAATGAATCTTCTAGGAGTGGATATTTCGCTTCAATATATAATTCTTGGAATAGTTTTGGCTGCCGCTGTCATATTTGATGTAGCAACTCGCAGCAAGGAAAGATAA